The following proteins are encoded in a genomic region of Corylus avellana chromosome ca4, CavTom2PMs-1.0:
- the LOC132178122 gene encoding uncharacterized protein LOC132178122, giving the protein MEHVNTFNDHQKQSHGLYFRTYNLGWWNHPNFSWKQNQLVNQGGAPHHAHNQYPPRFPSVQTRGRSAQPSPSPAYQAPTQVLGLVSQLLEETLKDFMKMAGQSISEVRSATMVNTQAIAKLESQMGQITSHLGEREKGKFPSQPVPNPKGQCAVGSSSNPTHRQEQQVPSYAKFLKDLTTIKRKTNVLKKAFLTEQVSSILQCKLPIKYKDLGCPTISCMIGVSRIERALLDFGVSVNLLPYSVYLQLGLGELKPTLITLQLGDKSVKVPQGIIEDVLIKVDKFHFPVDFIVLDTEPVSNVGIQIPIILGRPFLATANALINCRTGIMKVSFDNMTVELNIFHSSKQPLEFEEVNNVCAIEEIIEDTVEETSMEDHLESCLAQFGEDLNLEKLLEQADAILENGPLVSNEEEEAAVHEPPKKELKPLLDTLKYKFLDLVDSLPVIIASDLVGAQEEKLLDVLREHKEAIGWTIEDIKGISPLVMVERLVGHYSGYNQIPMDPENQEKTTFTCPFGTFTYCHIPFGLCNAPATFQQCMMSIFSDMVEHFLEFSWTTSPSSVLHVRRVYTASLWS; this is encoded by the exons ATGGAACATGTGAACACTTTCAACGACCATCAGAAGCAGTCACATGGACTATACTTCAGGACATACAATCTAGGGTGGTggaaccaccctaatttttcATGGAAGCAGAACCAACTGGTGAATCAGGGTGGAGCCCCTCATCATGCTCACAATCAATACCCTCCTAGATTTCCATCGGTTCAGACTCGTGGTCGCTCGGCCCAGCCATCACCATCACCTGCTTACCAAGCTCCCACTCAAGTACTGGGGTTGGTCTCACAATTGTTGGAGGAAACTCTAAAGGACTTCATGAAGATGGCAGGCCAATCCATCAGTGAAGTGAGGAGTGCGACAATGGTCAACACCCAAGCGATTGCCAAGCTGGAGAGTCAGATGGGACAAATCACAAGTCACTTgggtgaaagagagaagggaaagttCCCTAGTCAGCCCGTACCCAACCCAAAGGGACAGTGTGCGGTTGGAAGTTCATCAAATCCTACGCACAGGCAAGAGCAG caagtaccgtcatatgccaagttcttgaaggacttgaCAACTATCAAGAGGAAGACGAATGTCCTAAAGAAGGCATTCCTGACCGAGCAAGTTAGCTCAATCCTGCAATGCAAATTGCCCATCAAGTACAAGGACCTTGGGTGTCCTactatttcttgcatgataggagttAGCCGTATTGAGAGGgcattattggattttggagTGAGTGTGAATCTTTTGCCCTACTCAGTTTACTTACAATTGGGGTTAGGGGAGTTGAAGCCCACATTGATTACACTCCAATTGGGTGACAAGTCAGTGAAGGTTCCACAGGGAATAATCGAGGATGTCTTGATTAAAGTTGATAAGTTTCATTTCCCTGTGGATTTCATTGTGCTAGACACAGAGCCGGTTTCGAATGTTGGGATTCAAATCCCGATAATTCTAGggcgaccattcttagctacggctaacgccctCATTAATTGTAGGACAGGGATAATGAAGGTATCCTTTGAcaatatgacagtggagctgaatatttTTCACAGCAGCAAGCAACCATTGGAATTTGAAGAAGTAAATAATGTATGCGCGATAGAGGAGATCATTGAGGACACAGTTGAAGAAACGAGCATGGAGGACCACTTGGAGTCATGCCTTGCTCAATTTGGAGAGGATTTGAACTTAGAGAAAttgcttgagcaagcagatgctATTCTAGAGAATGGTCCTCTGGTGAGtaatgaggaggaggaggcagCAGTACACGAGCCACCAAAAAAGGAACTTAAGCCATTACTGGATACTCTTAAGTACAAGTTCCTCGATCTAGTAGATTCTTTGCCTGTGATCATAGCTTCTGATTTGGTTGGTGCTCAAGAGGAGAAGTTATTGGATGTTTTGAGAGAGCACAAGGAGGCTATCGGATGGACTATTGAAGATATTAAGGGGATCAGCCCCTTAgtg atggtggagCGCTTGGTTGGGCActattctggatataaccagATCCCTATGGACCCCGAAAATCAGGAGAAGACGACTTTTACTTGTCCTTTTGGGACGTTCACCTACTGTCACATaccctttgggttatgcaatgcaccCGCCACCTTTCAGCAGTGCATGATGAGCATATTCTCAGATATGGTAGAGCATTTCCTGGAGTTTTCATGGACGACTTCTCCTTCTTCGGTTCTTCATGTGAGGAGAGTTTACACTGCCTCACTTTGGTCTTAG